Genomic DNA from Mycobacteroides chelonae CCUG 47445:
ACTTTCCGGTATCACCTTCGGGTGAGGCAATGTAGATACTGGACGCCTTCAATCCTCTAGCCTCGGTCATGCACGCCTTCCTACACGAGTGAATCGCAGCGTCAGAATCTTGAACGGACGCAATGTCAGTTGAATATCGTTGACCAGGAGTTTGATCGCATCTGGATACTCGATCGGCCGTTCCAGAAGATCGGTCACGGCCACCCCGTCGTGGCTGAAATCCGCATGGATGCTCACATCGGCCCGTCCACCGCGCGACTCATACAGCCGGACGATCAGATCACCACTGCGGTCGTTGGCCAGCTTCACCGATTCCACGACGACGGCCGGGTTATCCAGGCTGATAAGAGGTTCGATGCTCGCTGCGGCGCCCTCGACGACCCTGGTGTCAAGGTTGCGCCGGTACCCCTGCTCGACGGCGTCGCCGATCGTCGCGCCGGGCCGCACCGAGAACCTCAATCGGTGACGCCCCTGATCGCAATCGGGATCCGGGAAGAGCGGAGCACGCAAAAGGGACATCCGCACCACGGTGGTGGTGCCACGTCTACTGATGTCGTGTCCATAGGTCGAATCGTTGGCCACCGCCACGCCGTATCCGGATTCGCCCACATGCACCCAGCGGTGCGCACAGATCTCGAACTTGGCTTCGTCCCACGAGGTGTTGGCGTGCGTGGGCCGATACACATGGCCGAACTGGGTTTCCGACGCCGATCGGTCGGCCTGCACGTCGAACGGGAACGCCAATTTGAGCAGCTTCTCGGACTCGTGCCAGTCGATATCGATCTCGATGTCCAGTGCGGGCGAGCCATCCTGCAGCGTGATGCTTTGCACAAGATGCGAATTGCCGAATTCACGCTCGATCACCAGCGCACCGTCCACGGCGGCAACCGAGCTCGCCGACGTCAGATTGGTGACGGTGTTCCGGTAGAAGCCGTCGACATCCCAGGCGTCCCACTGGTTCGGTGTATCGCGATGCAACTGCAGCAGGTTCCCCGGTGCCGCCATGGCCTCCCGGCCGCTGGCAGCATCGATGAGGGAGACCAACAGACCGTCAGCATCGAAGGTGGCCGCCAGAACACCGTTGTCCAGCAGGAACCCTCCGTCATTCGTCACGGGAGTGACGGACGTGGGCTGATCGGCGACGACGGCGCCCAGCGCGGGTACCCCGTCGCGATCGTGCGGCGCGGCATTGAAGGCCAGCCTGCGGTCGCCCTGGCCCGCCAGGGTCCGTGTCGCAGATTCGATGATGGCTTCCAGCCTGGTCGCGATCGACGCGTAGTTCCGTTCGGCGTCCCGGTGCACCCAGGCGATGGAGCTACCGGGCAGGATGTCGTGGAACTGCTGCAGTAGCACCAGCTTCCAGATCTCCTCCAGCTCGTCGTACGGGTACTCGTATCCGGCGTGCACCGCTGCCGTCGCCGCCCACAGCTCGGCCTCACGCAGCAAGTGCTCGCTGCGTCGGTTGCCCTGCTTGGTGTTGGCCTGTGAGGTGTACGTGCCGCGGTGCAGCTCCAGGTAGAGCTCACCGGACCAGCGCGGCGGGTTGGCGTACTCGGCTTGGGCGGCGGCAAAAAACTCCGCTGGGGTACCCAGGGCCACTGTCGGTGAGCCTTCCAGCGACCGCTTGCGCGTGGCGTAGGCCAGCATTTCGCGGGTGGGGCCGCCGCCCCCGTCTCCGTAGCCGAAGGGCACCAGCGACATGGTGCCCGCCCCGGAGTCGCGGTAGTTGCGCTGCGCATGCGCGAGGTCGCCGCCGCCCAGATCGGAGTTGTAGGTGTCGACGGGCGGGAAATGCGTGAATACCCCGGTGCCGTCGATCCCTTCCCAGATGAAGGTGTGGTGCGGCATCCGGTTGACCGAGTTCCACGAAATCTTCTGTGTCAAAAAGTATTCCGATCCGGCAGCGGTGACGATCTGGGGCATCGCCGCCGAGTAACCGAACGAGTCGGGCAGCCACACCTCCGGGGTATCGATCCCGAACTCGTCGAGGAAGAACTGCTTGCCCGCCACGAACTGGCGGGCCATCGCCTCCGCGCCGGGCATGTTCGTATCGGCCTCGACCCACATGCCACCCACTGGAATGAACTGTCCCGCAGCGACTTTCTCTTTGATACGGGCGAACAGAGTGGGGTACTTGTCCTTGATCCACGCGTACTGCTGCGCCGAAGAGCAGGCGAACCGGAAGTCCGGATGCCGGTCCATCAGGTCGACCATGTTCGAGAAGGTTCGTGCACACTTACGGACCGTCTCACGCACCGGCCACAGCCACGCCGAGTCGATATGAGCGTGTCCGACGGCGGTGATCCGATGGGCACTGGCGTATGCGGGGCGCGCCAGCACCTCGGCGAGTTCGGCACGTCCGGCGGCCGCGGTACCCGCGAGATCCTCGGGATCCACCGTGTCCACCATGCGTTCCAGCGCACGCAGAATCTCATGGCGGCGCGGCAGATCCTCGGGGAGCGTATGCATCAGCCCGTCCAGGGTGGCGATGTCCTGCTGTAGCCCCCACAGGTTCAGGTCGCGCAGCGCAAGATCGATACCACCCAGCCGATACAGCGCCTCATCACCGGAAGTAGCCTTGTCTCCCAATGGCATTGGCGACCAGAAGTGCTTGCCGATGTCCGGGTTGGCGGCGGCCTCGATGTAGAAGTCCACCGGGGCATCCGGATCGTCGATGGGCACGAACGCGTTGCGCGGCGCGATGCCCTTCACCACGGTGCCGTCGGGCCGGTACACCAACCCCTCGGCGTTGAAGCCCGGCCCACCGGTGAAGCCGAGTTCGACCCTCATCTCCGGGGCACCCTCGGACCGGCCGCGCCACCGCTCCGGAATGGTTCCCGTCACGTGCAGCCACATCGTCGACCAGGGTGGCCCCCAGGGCGTCCCGGGAGTGATCTCGGTGAATTCCTGGGCTGCCGCCTCAGCGAACGGCACCGGCTCCCCTGGCGCGTTCCACGCCGTCAGCGTCAGCGGCGCCGCATCGACGTAGATGGCGCAGTTCAGCCGCTTATCGACGAAGCGCCGAATGCGGTCCTCAACAATTCGCCGGTCGTCATGCATGACCTGACCCTATCGGCTCGCCGACTTCGCTCTAGGAGCTCTCGCCAAGACGAACAGTGACCGTCACACGGCCGCTGTCGTCTTTTCGTGCGATTCCGTAACCGGGCACATCAACTCCGTTGAGCCGGAGCTGCAGCGGCCTGCCCTCCCCGAGGAAGTTGCGCCACCACTTCTTGCTTTCGGGAATGCCGACCCAGATCACGATGTCGTCTCCCGAGCGCCAGTAGTTCACCGGCGTGCTGAAGATCTGCCCGGATCGGCGGCCGGTGTAGGTGACCACGGTGAAGTACCGGCCCGCCAAGCTGCGCAGTCCGGGCACGTTCAATGCCATCACCGGCACGGTGTTGACCGCATCGATAAAGCGACGAACTAGGGAACTCATCTGTACCTAACGGTCTTCGCGTAAGCGCTCATCCCAGCTTACGGAGACGAGGTTCAAGATCGTTCTTGAACAGCTCCAGGAACCGCTTCTGGTCGTGTCCGGGTGCGTGGAACACCAGGTGGTTCAGGCCCCACCCCACATAATCGGCGACCTTGGCGACCGCCTCGTCCGGGTCGGAGGCGACGATCCAGCGCTTGGCCACCTGCTCGATGGGCAGCTCGTCGGCGGCACGCTCCATCTCGATGGGGTCGTGGATGCTGTGCTTTTGCTCGGGAGTCAGCGACAACGGCGCCCAGAAGCGGGTGTTCTCCAGCGCCTTCTCCGGATCGGGGTCGTAGGAGATCTTGATCTCGATCATCCGATCGATGTCGTCGAAGTTGCGCTCGGCCAGTGCCGCACCCTCCTTGACGGCGGGGATGAGCTTGTCCTTGTACAGCTCCTCACCCTTGCCGGAGGTGCAGATGAATCCGTCGCCGGCACGTCCCGCGTACTTGGCGACGACGGCGCCGCCGGCGGCGATGTAGACCGGGATGCCGCCCTCGGGCACGTCGTAGATGGCGGCGCCCTGGGTGCGGTAGTAATCGCCCTCAAAATCAACGCGCTCACCGGTCCACAGTTCACGCATGAGCCGGACCGACTCGCGCAGCCGCGCGAAGCGCTCCTTGAACTCCGGCCATTCACCGATGAAACCGGTGGCGATCTCGTTGAGCGCCTCACCGGTGCCGACACCTAGGAAGATGCGGCCCGGGTACAGACACCCCATGGTGGCGAAGGCCTGTGCGGTGACGGCCGGGTTGTACCGGAAGGTGGGGGTCAGCACCGAGGTGCCGAGCTGCAGGCGCTGGGTGCGCTCGCCGACGGCCGTCATCCAGGCCAGCGAGAACGGCGCATGACCGCCGTTGTATCGCCACGGCTGGAAATGGTCGCTCACGGTCGCACTGTCGAAACCGTGCGACTCGGTGGCGACCGCCAACTCGACGAGCTCACGCGGCGCGAACTGCTCCGCCGATGCCTTGTATCCCAGCTTCAGTTCCCGTGCCATCCGCGCGCTCCTCGCCTCAAGGGTGCTTACCGCTCATCGCAAGTTCTCCAACCACCCTAACCAAGGACTCATTACTCTCTATTTCATGGTCGAGATCACCCAGGTCAGCGACGCCGTGCATGTGGTCAACGGAGAGGCGGTCAACTGGGTGATCGCATCGGATGATTCGGGAGTCGCACTGTTCGACTCCGGCTACCCGGGCGATCGCGATGACGTCTTGAAATCCATTGCGGCGCTGGGACACAAGCCACAGGACGTGCGCGCCGTGGTGCTCACGCACGGGCACATCGACCACATGGGGACGGCGATCTGGTGGGCCGCCGAACACGGTGTCCCGGTTTATGCCCACAACGCAGAGCTGGGCAATGTGCGGCGCGACTACGTGGATCAGGCCGAGCCCTTCAAGGTGGTACTGAACCTGTGGCGGCCCGGGTGGCTGCCGTGGGTCATCCACGCGATGCGGCTGGGAGCCGGGGTCCGTGACGGCATTCCGACGGCGGCTCCGCTCGGTCCCGAACTCGCGGATCTACCGGGTGCACCCGTTCCCATCCCGACCCCCGGTCATTCCGGAGGTCACTGCTCGTTCCTGGTCGCCGGTCACGTGCTGGTGGTCGGAGACGCCATCATCACCGGGCACCCGATCGCGAGCCGTTCGGGACCGCAGCTGCTGCCCACTCCGTTCACCAAGGACATGGAACAGGCACGTCGCAGTGCGCAGGCTCTGGCCGAAGTGGACGCCGATGTGCTGGCTCCGGGGCATGGCCCGGCGTGGACGGGGTCACTGCGCGACGCGGTCGAGATCGCCCTGCGCACCTAGCGCCGAATGTCGGCTTATCGCGCTACGCACTCGCGGTTTCGCGCGGAAAGTCGACACTCGAGCCAGAGATGGGGTCGAGTCCCAGGTGTTCGCGCAGTGTCTCGTGTTCGTACTCGCTGCGGAAGGCACCGCGTTCCTGCAGCAGCGGTACCACGGTATCCACAAAGTCATCGAGGCCGGCCGGAGTCAAGTGCGGGACCAGGATGAATCCATCGCAGGCATCGGCCTGGATGTACCGGTCGACCTCCGCCGCGACCTGAGCCGGGGTACCGATGAACTGCTGGCGCGAGGTGACCTCCTTGATCAGCTCGCGGATCGACAGGTTCTTG
This window encodes:
- a CDS encoding MBL fold metallo-hydrolase, coding for MVEITQVSDAVHVVNGEAVNWVIASDDSGVALFDSGYPGDRDDVLKSIAALGHKPQDVRAVVLTHGHIDHMGTAIWWAAEHGVPVYAHNAELGNVRRDYVDQAEPFKVVLNLWRPGWLPWVIHAMRLGAGVRDGIPTAAPLGPELADLPGAPVPIPTPGHSGGHCSFLVAGHVLVVGDAIITGHPIASRSGPQLLPTPFTKDMEQARRSAQALAEVDADVLAPGHGPAWTGSLRDAVEIALRT
- a CDS encoding alpha-mannosidase, whose protein sequence is MHDDRRIVEDRIRRFVDKRLNCAIYVDAAPLTLTAWNAPGEPVPFAEAAAQEFTEITPGTPWGPPWSTMWLHVTGTIPERWRGRSEGAPEMRVELGFTGGPGFNAEGLVYRPDGTVVKGIAPRNAFVPIDDPDAPVDFYIEAAANPDIGKHFWSPMPLGDKATSGDEALYRLGGIDLALRDLNLWGLQQDIATLDGLMHTLPEDLPRRHEILRALERMVDTVDPEDLAGTAAAGRAELAEVLARPAYASAHRITAVGHAHIDSAWLWPVRETVRKCARTFSNMVDLMDRHPDFRFACSSAQQYAWIKDKYPTLFARIKEKVAAGQFIPVGGMWVEADTNMPGAEAMARQFVAGKQFFLDEFGIDTPEVWLPDSFGYSAAMPQIVTAAGSEYFLTQKISWNSVNRMPHHTFIWEGIDGTGVFTHFPPVDTYNSDLGGGDLAHAQRNYRDSGAGTMSLVPFGYGDGGGGPTREMLAYATRKRSLEGSPTVALGTPAEFFAAAQAEYANPPRWSGELYLELHRGTYTSQANTKQGNRRSEHLLREAELWAATAAVHAGYEYPYDELEEIWKLVLLQQFHDILPGSSIAWVHRDAERNYASIATRLEAIIESATRTLAGQGDRRLAFNAAPHDRDGVPALGAVVADQPTSVTPVTNDGGFLLDNGVLAATFDADGLLVSLIDAASGREAMAAPGNLLQLHRDTPNQWDAWDVDGFYRNTVTNLTSASSVAAVDGALVIEREFGNSHLVQSITLQDGSPALDIEIDIDWHESEKLLKLAFPFDVQADRSASETQFGHVYRPTHANTSWDEAKFEICAHRWVHVGESGYGVAVANDSTYGHDISRRGTTTVVRMSLLRAPLFPDPDCDQGRHRLRFSVRPGATIGDAVEQGYRRNLDTRVVEGAAASIEPLISLDNPAVVVESVKLANDRSGDLIVRLYESRGGRADVSIHADFSHDGVAVTDLLERPIEYPDAIKLLVNDIQLTLRPFKILTLRFTRVGRRA
- a CDS encoding nitroreductase/quinone reductase family protein, whose protein sequence is MSSLVRRFIDAVNTVPVMALNVPGLRSLAGRYFTVVTYTGRRSGQIFSTPVNYWRSGDDIVIWVGIPESKKWWRNFLGEGRPLQLRLNGVDVPGYGIARKDDSGRVTVTVRLGESS
- the fgd gene encoding glucose-6-phosphate dehydrogenase (coenzyme-F420), coding for MARELKLGYKASAEQFAPRELVELAVATESHGFDSATVSDHFQPWRYNGGHAPFSLAWMTAVGERTQRLQLGTSVLTPTFRYNPAVTAQAFATMGCLYPGRIFLGVGTGEALNEIATGFIGEWPEFKERFARLRESVRLMRELWTGERVDFEGDYYRTQGAAIYDVPEGGIPVYIAAGGAVVAKYAGRAGDGFICTSGKGEELYKDKLIPAVKEGAALAERNFDDIDRMIEIKISYDPDPEKALENTRFWAPLSLTPEQKHSIHDPIEMERAADELPIEQVAKRWIVASDPDEAVAKVADYVGWGLNHLVFHAPGHDQKRFLELFKNDLEPRLRKLG